TATAAATTGTatccgtaaaaaaaatatatatatagttacggatattttattattctcgaaaaaagctaaaaattgaaatttatttgctaccagtttttactcttttccgtcttgatatatatatatgatttcaGCCCTGTGTAAGtcaatgaaattgaaaagttaaaatcgaaaataatttaatgcctCTGTCAACCGCTGGCAGTTGCAAcaacagaaaagtaaaaaaatgcgaATTGATTTTAACTCTATAATTTGCGGTTTGTTGCCGTTGCAGTCATGCTTTCCACGCCCATTTAATGCGCAGAGATCTTTTACAATAGTATGGTCGTTGATTACTTAGAGTGAATATagatgaaattatatttataaattttatatgttatatatactggtaatctaaaaaataaggatttaaattagttttcactgatttttatttgttgagggaaaaaaaaacgaacaaacATTATACTATCATATTATGTTTTATGAATGACAATGCaaggaaaatacaataaatttttgatgatgTAGGATTCACTCTTATTGCCAGAACTTGAATAAAGTTACGATATTTCATAATATCTTTTAGGTTGTAATTGCCtcaataaaagagaattttcaaaatattctggATTACCATAagattttaacagttttaaacttgtagtgtttaaaatttatgcacgTTGCTCGCCGTTTCACTTAAGATCTTGCAGACAACATCGATACCATATGTAAGTTGTTTGTACTGCAGAGTAAAGCATGGAAGATTAAAATAGGCGTTACTGGCTAATGTATGCTAACTTTGTATGTTGACGCTTAACTTTCAAGGAAATGACCGCGAGTGTATAAAAGCACACATAAATAATTACTCTTTACACTCAAAGTATAGGTCATCTATCATTATACTTCATCTTTCTCCATGTATTGTTGACTCCTTCCATGGTTTGcacattgatttaaattcatgtGCCCCTCGataagctgaaataaaattttaagatggaGTTGAACAGTTTTTCTATGGATTACTAGGCCCCAAATtcgattatatattttattttaagacttcttgattttttttccacacgACACGAATGTTTCTTCTTCTTCACGCGAatgtcccccccccccccgtaaaaaaacttttattcctgCATATGACAGAGAGGAAAAAGATTGAATACTTTAGTTAGTATTTAATCTTTTTCCTCAGCTCACagctttaatttaatgaaaagaaaaagctatacgtagaaaaataattttttcttcgttgaaaatcttatagattttttattattttttagaatttttcattgattgtGAAGCCCCGAATTcgattatgtatttaattttaagaccaCTTGAATGTTTCTTAAGCCATATGTGTTTATAATATTGCTATAGTGTCTTGAGTTTCGACTGCTTATGTGCACCAAGCAGGTGACGCTTAAGTGAGGATAGGTTTTAACATCGATACACTGAAGTCTTTGTCTGAGTTTGAAGCTCTCTCTGGAGTTGTAAATCAGtgattttattaatgaactGCAGCGTGGAGCTTGACAGTGTCATGTTTAATCAGATAAGAGCGTATCAACTTGTTGTTATTTAGAAGAACTTAACAAATGGCTCTTTTGACAATTAGGATATTGTAGATAAATATATAGGATATTGTAGAAAAAAGTTGATTATCTAGTGATTGATTGTGTTCTGgttttttgaatcattaaaatgtGAGATTTCTGTGCATTCACGTGATTCTTCCACTCGAAACGCCACTCTTAGATTTTGTACAGCAAATCCTGTTGTTTAAAGAGGGCGTGATTTGGAATTTTGGATTTGACGATTACGTCTGTATCATCGGCATAAAATGTCTAGATGCTGTTATAATACATACCATTTTTGGGAAGTCATGTGTGAACAAGATATATAGATTAGACCCTAGGATGCTATCTCGTACAATATCGCAAACAGCTTATTTGGTTATATTATACTAGGGGGCAAAACCCCCTGTTTGCTACCGCTCACCAACCCCAATGATTGATGAAGATCctgaaaatataattgctttttatgaaaatataattgcttcgcaatatattttcataatccTTCAAAACGTAACATAATCCTTCAAAACGTAAACAAATCATAATCCTTCAAAACGTATGTTTATTAAATGCtacgaatgaaaaaaagttgaaaggaaaaaacataattcacgAAATAGCATCATCTTGATTGCATCCTCTCTttacaattcataaattatataaatattttttaaattatagcaatTACTAACTAAAGatgatttgcaatttttttacccACTGTTATGagcaaccagaatttttttgcGGGGTGGGGGAAGATCGTGTGAATAGCTTAAGAAATATTCCAGtggtcttaaaattaaataaataatcaaattcggGACTTCGCGATCAataagaatttctaaaaaataataaattctaaattatacaaaatctagaaaaattttcgataaaaataattatttttcaacgtatagcttttttttaattaaattaaagcgtTTACTAACTATTCAATCTTTTTCCTCTCTGTCACATTAAACAAAGAAAGTTTATTTACGGGGGTTGGGGAAGAAGTGTGATATCGGCGTGAAGAAACATTtgtgtcatttgaaaaaaaaattaaagtagttttaaaataaaatatataatggagTTTGGGGCctaacaatttatataaaaattgttcaactttatcttaaaattttatttcaacttatcgAAGGGCAGttacaaatgaaatgaaaatcaatCTGCAAGCCAAGGAAGGAGTCAACAATACTTCTAAGAAGATGATGTGTAATGATAGATAACCAATACTTTAGCTCGTTGCGATATTTATGTGCAGTCATTTCCTTGAAAGTTAATCATCAGATACATAGTTAACATACATTagacagtaacgcctacttttaTCTTTCAAGCTTTAATATCAGTACAAACAACTTACATATGGTATCGATGTTGTCTGCAAGATCATAAGTGAAACGGCGAGCAAcgtgcataaattttaaaggccacaagtttaaaactgttaaaatatatggtatGATCTTATGGTAATGATCTTATCTGCAGGTATTATGGTATTTAATGATATTACTCGAGCAAATGTGCTCATATAAAAATAGTgtgtggagtccctccgcgcggaagaagttaaacttcgcaacctgcgacgttaattgtagtagaatcagcagtcgtagaattatcactagttctattcaacgactctttttcctgctccgctcacttccgtgctctgtaatcacggtaatattgtgcattttcccctcgtggacctcttgaaccagtggaagtgctcgtggttgcctcatcgtctcgccctggaaaatgtattagtattaacaatgtatgtgaatgcgtcacgatgtaatttcagaagagaaaacctaacaatcaattgatattcacaagagacgtaccttgacataaccttaaatccgtaacattgtccgtgggattgttttcactcattttttacaattgttatccactaaatttgaaaataaagaatactaccctattaaattatatgtgtatcaaaataaactaaaaaaagatttatagaaaaacaatacttttattatttttatgctagtgggATCcgaaacaatatggaaataaatgagggaaaactggatcttaccacgtgatttcccggccaataaaaatgtggcgttaaacgtttaacgcaaccttatTGGAAGTCGCaaaagaagtataacttcaattatttctctacttttattttcaggCAACAATTGCAGCAAGAAACCACCACAACGATCCTTCAATTCAGGATGAAGGGATAAAGGGCCACTTCGGCATCAGACATCCCGACCTTCCGAGAGGAATATGATCTAATCAACTCTCTACGCCATTAGTCACAGTCATCATTAAGTCAAGTCATCTAATTAACtactgttaaatattaaaaaagtatgtagGAGTTTTCTGCGCAGTAACTGAGCGCTGAAGGCATAACTGTTGGAGTTGGATTAAATAGCTATTTCCATTTCCACAGCATTGCCTTGAGCTAAAAGTAGGCGTTACATTTCCTTagcaaaatttattccaaagaaaatatcgtaaattatttACCAcctgtaattattaataacgttttacaatactttttaaattacatattgaGTTCATTACATGAGTCACTTCTCGACAAactaaatcttttcaaaaataccttAGGTGGCGTGATTTTTCCATGATTACCTTAAAGGTTAGGTTGttaaagagaaggaaaaaaaagttggtagttatggaattttattattcccggaaaaaaagtgaaatttattgttaccagttatTACTCTGGTGTgctgccaagatgagaaaaTCTAGCATGACCCACCGGTAGGTCACttcggcgtgaacgtgttaaaaaaatgatgacgatatatatattttaaaaaaaactaatttattctaACTTATTGAGACTATAATACGTCCCAAATGAACGAAATAACTTTATTTGGAtaaagtagtttattttttaaaaatagaacactgtaagaaatttgaaaaacggaATCACATGCAATGTCCACATTCTTAAATATCTATATCCTTAACACGTATTTcgaattttgttcattttctttaatacgTATTTTGAGTTGCGTCCGTTTTCATAAACATCTATGATAAACTATGTCTATATTCGTAAACACGTTAAAGAAGCTGTGTCCATTATCGTAAACGCGCAATTCGAGACCAAGTTTAATAACTCACTAACGATGTCCGTAATTTGGTTAAATCCAGTTTTGTCATTTTGATGGGTTCGTTTCAGTTTTTTCTGTTAATACAGTTGTTCGGTTTATGTTATGCTCATgtattaaacagtaaaaaaagttcttcaagtctaattttgttcattcattattttatttcatctttttcttcTCACCAGAGTTGACTTGCTTATAGAATTGActtgtttatcttaaaatgattttgtaaatatgaaatattacaaACTTTTGAAGAATCTGTGTGAAACATTATTGTACAAAAGTATGctcgtgaattttttttaaatctttttttttttttttaaatttgttcgtgcagtttttttttataagattttaacaNTTTTTGAGGGGTTGGGTATTAAACGAAGTCGTCGTGAAAGAGTTAAATTAATGTGAAATACCAATAGCTTATTTTACATGCCACATAATATATTGACtggaaacttaaatattttcttacaaatttcataattttacttaaattttaatatttgataaaagttGAATTGATTCACAATAAAAGTATCTCCTAGGTTCTATTggaataatgattaaaaaaaaaacaatatattaatttggggaacaaaactttttgttgAATTCATACAAGTCcctaattttatctaatttggATAAGAGGATTTCatatctgaaattagtttagttccgaaagctacagattttttcaaAGTTGAATTTTCAGTTTAGTTTGATTGATTtccacttattaaaaaaaaaaactcatctaTAAATGCGTAGTAATCTAACGACAATGTGTTacgaaaaaattaacttaaaaattattttaaaaattcccttAGCtcctacaaaataaaaaatttatttctacctgtagttcaatttttattttacaacctcGGGAGAAAATCATCCtcatgaagagaaaaatttgacGGGTGTGGAAACGATGTTACTTTTACCAATGCAAAATTCGTAACAACCAAAATATGTATAGCAAATTCAAAGATTTTGTTAACTTTAActctatgattaaaaatattatatttaatattaagccGAATCACATCTCACAGCGCAGCCACCAGAAGATTAGTGTCAATGTCTATTCTGCATGGAAAAATTCGCAGACGTGGGAATCCTTCTAGAAGGATTCGTGTTCATTAGGTCACTATCCATTTGCGTGCTACTCCAACGCCTCCtttaactgaaagcctccacacggttatTTGCAGATAGTCCGATCAGACTACTGTGAAGGTCACCAATGCATGACATCCCGCCCTTCAAGATACCATTTGCTTTCGTTCCGCCCATCCGAGAGTCATTACCCTCAGGAGAGCTTATTTATTATAGCTCCTGTTAAATTGTCAACTAAGtttgtataaaataagaaaattagaaatcatATAAATGCATATGTGCAAATACAAGTGGTAGGAAGAGATTATttgaaagaagttatttttttgttagattaTAATGGGCATCATAGTTTCGAAAATAGCTCTTACCATTCCCAGTGGCTTATTATAAGTGCAAACATAGCTATTTTCTGAAactggaaacaaaaaaaattaattaacttctttattttactaAGGAGGAAATCttttaatctataatattttaatcggGTTATAAAATGTTAGAGCAGCAAATTCgactgaaaatgaaattactgAGAGAAACGTTACTTAACTATAGTTTTGGACTAATAGTATAAGTTTCAGATACTCGCTGTCCCACAAAATCACGGTTTAAAAATGCTTGTTCCCaaattagagtaaaaatattttttatttattagtcatCATTATAATtctatgctttattttatttaaatcattgcattttattttgtaatcgaAAGTccgaaaaaagataatttattatgaaacgatgagtttttttaacatactccttaaaaaaatcagttttactACTCGtgtgtaaaacaaatttagtaatGGAATGAGTTGATGATAATTCGAGTCACACAAATTTCTGACAAAAATATCGAAATCGTTGTttttcgctaaaaaaaaaataataacaaagtttacaaaaacTGCTTTAAGTTTAAAAGATGACAAAGAAAATTCggtggttggttggttggtgtcgtatcctctatagaatcatatttcatggtgtgcttgaatagtttttgttatttctatggcattaaaagaatacaaatcctcttctgtggggtagtttaaaaggtgaaggcctgcagcgactgcagggcagttaaaaacatgatatggtgtcagttccacattaagacagttgccacagttttgatattttctagtcttatctgtagaaattttcatgtttttatgatgttttgttcttagtctgatgagagtagtggctgtcttcctatcgatgtcaagattagttatttgatcttgggctttgatttttaaaggggtgaatagttttgattttgcggtaaagttaataaataaaggaGGGAATACTTACGTTTGAAACGCCTACTTTCCTCTTACAATCTAAAGGGGACGCATTCCTTACAGATTTGAAAGCTTAAATACATTCATGAAACCTCCCCCCAGTTTGCAATGGAAAATATAGTGTGTTCTTTCTCAGTTGTGTTTAGAATTACCTANNNNNNNNNNNNNNNNNNNNNNNNNNNNNNNNNNNNNNNNNNNNNNNNNNNNNNNNNNNNNNNNNNNNNNNNNNNNNNNNNNNNNNNNNNNNNNNNNNNNNNNNNNNNNNNNNNNNNNNNNNNNNNNNNNNNNNNNNNNNNNNNNNNNNNNNNNNNNNNNNNNNNNNNNNNNNNNNNNNNNNNNNNNNNNNNNNNNNNNNNNNNNNNNNNNNNNNNNNNNNNNNNNNNNNNNNNNNNNNNNNNNNNNNNNNNNNNNNNNNNNNNNNNNNNNNNNNNNNNNNNNNNNNNNNNNNNNNNNNNNNNNNNNNNNNNNNNNNNNNNNNNNNNNNNNNNNNNNNNNNNNNNNNNNNNNNNNNNNNNNNNNNNNNNNNNNNNNNNNNNNNNNNNNNNNNNNNNNNNNNNNNNNNNNNNNNNNNNNNNNNNNNNNNNNNNNNNNNNNNNNNNNNNNNNNNNNNNNNNNNNNNNNNNNNNNNNNNNNNNNNNNNNNNNNNNNNNNNNNNAAAAGAAAATGTCTGTTGCCACCACACGATCGAAACTTAATTCTGTTAACTTAATGTATTCAGAGGAGTAACAAACCACTCCAACAAATATGATGTTGAACAAAGTAAATGCCCGCGAAGCGGGCATCTCACTTCTTCATCTGGCTAAATTATGCTCTAGGGCAACTGTAAATAATGACTGTAGAAAAGGTAAATTCCACAGAAGAATTTCTGTGGTCGTCATTCGTGGGCTCTCCACTTCTATGTCTTTGCAGCTGGGAGAAGAGATTGGAGTAGTGTGACTAACTCCGCGTCTTTCAGGAGTTCCTGCAGCTCTCTTACGATGTGAAGGAATCTGGTGGCTGAACTGGCAGCACTCCGGTGTTGCCTTTTTTTCTGTGCGGTCTTCTTCCTCGGTCTGGCACCGCAACCTGAAAAACAGGCCAGGTGTACGCCTTGGCAGTTGATGCAGGTCGGAGGCTTGTCTCGGGGCTTTGTGCAGAGGTAGGAGAAATGCGCACCAGCGCATTTCGTGCAGGCCGACGTTGCTGTACAGTTTCTCTGGGTGTGGCCAAAGCCCTGACATCTGAAGCATTGTATTTCGTAGCGGCCGCCACGAAATCTTTCTACTCGGACAGGTGTATCCAAAAGCCGGTCGACTTTCAGGATTTCCCGGTGTTCTGGGACGTCGGTCAGGATCACTAAGTAGAGGGGGATGAGCTTAAGTTCCTGGCCCCGCCTCTTCCGCATTTGCTCGATTTTCATTGGACGTAGTCCAAAGTCTGTTAGGCTTTTTTCAATCTCTGGAATCTCAACGTCGGTTTTAAGTCCTCTGAtgagtattttcaattttctacaaGGATGTAGATTTTCTGATTGTCCATCTGTTTCAGGAGAAGTCCGATCTGTAGCCGAGGCCGGAGTTGGGGCTTCTTGCTGTATGGCAGTAGTGGTGGAGTCATTTTCTTTTCCTGGTTCGTTGGTGGGagtctttttctttctctttttgcgTTTCTTGGTCGGTGGCTCCTTTAGTTCAGGTTCTGACTCTTTCTGCTCTTTGGTGTCTGTATCTGTTTCGTTGCTTGTCTCAACTGGGACAGGGTCAACTGTTATCTCCGGAGTAGTCTCCATGGTCTCAGGTTTAGGAGTTTCTAATTCCATAGTAGTCTCTGTTGGTGTTTTGGCTTCACCTGAGGAAGAGATCTGGTGTTCGGATTCCTTCAGTTCCACAAGTAATTCATACATGTAGATATCTTTATACATGTTCACGAGTTTCCTTTAATCGGGGAAGCTGTTTCTGTAGAGGGGATTTCCAAGAACGTCCATGCAGCTTTCTGCATATCTACGTTGAATCTCAATATTTTCATCAGATAGATAGTTCCTCTCCTTATAGATAGGCATGATGCGCTTTCGTTCCTCTTCCTTAAGCAAGGCATGATCAAATTCGTCGTAGCGAATACATTCGCGTGCGGGTCGGAAGACCTATCCTCCGCGGCCGGATCGGTACGTTGACATGGTAGCAGCAGCTCGGTTATAATACAACCTAACTCGGACACAGTCAGTGAGCGAATGGTGGCTTTAACTGGTCTGGTCTTGTTGGTTGGTCGGGGTCCCTGAGGCCAAGATGGCCCTTTACCCCTTCATCATGAAGTAAGGATCGTTGAGGTGAATCCCTAAGGTGAAAAGCATAATGCTAAAGTTGAAGTGGGGAGAAAAATGGCACATTGCCATGGTGCGGAAAAGACGTGGTGACTTGAAAAAGAGTTGAGAGTAATCAACAAAAATGAAGTCTACTGTGCTTTGCTTGAGGAAAACATCTCGCTGTTTTTAAGATTACTTATCTCGAATTCATAATTAACATCTCCAGTCTCCGCTAGTAACTAAACTGGGCGAGGACCCGAAGGACAATAGATGTTAGTAAAGCCAGACTCCTACTTGCGAATCATGCTTCGACCAATCGGTTTCAAACGCAAATGACCGCCATTAACATGTCGGACAGGCCTAAATGCTACTAACGAAAGATCAATGCAATTATCACGTTCACGTACGTCGAGGCTAAACAAGTTACTACTGCCGCTTGCACGGTGTGTtggctttaactttttttttttgctttagtaaCACATATTAAggtatatgcttaattttttaaagaatagtggtgatctaaatcatttgaaaaataactttataaaagaaaaaaatagtatatatttactaccactttaaatataaaaataaaattttacgcctaatgtgtaaaagttggcaggtatggaattatataagcctacgaattatttagaaacagtggtggataaaaatctactaaattgaatttattaaaccaagaatcacaattgataaactaccactttaaaatatatatttgctgtccggagcaagttggcatcacTGCACTTTTGTGAGATACGTCTTCTTCCCTATGCCAATAGTACCAGTCGTCCTAGGGCATAATATCAGATTAAGAGGTCAAGTGTCCGCTAACGCGGGCTGGCACCTTAACAAATTCAGATCGTCGTCGAGATACGTCATGATAAACtatctaaaaaaatagcaaaatccgtctaatatttgcaaatttagtttgtagttatttaccgtggcCAGATGAAGTCATGTAAAAGTAACGTGGCTCTTAACGTGTTAATTTCCAGACAAAATGGTGTCGACTAAGCATTCTGTATAAGAAAAGGTATCGGAATATGCAATTAACACTAACGGGTCAAATGATACATTTTGAGCTTTTGCATTGAAAATGCACGCATCTTCTTATTACTTctgcaaatttgaatttatgtttttttattactaattaatctACAGttcttatactatttttaaattttgttttgtttatgttgAGACGTATACCGTTGTCTACCACGTCGGGTCATTAGACCCTCGgagcattttttgttttataagctTTTCGATACATATTGCTTATAGTATTGTAGCAggcctgaaagcgggacggaaaagagaaaatactggtagaagaactatttcaatattagataatattcgggaggagttaatctcttctcaacaataaacaatttactgtaaggaaatttatcacggcgaagaagcaattcaatataaaatttgcatccgttaaaaacaattggtagttatggaattttattattctgcgaaaaaaactaaaaaatgaaatttatttgttaccagtttttactcttttccgtctcgatACATATGGTCTTTCAGCCCTGTATTGTACCATACCTGCCAaatcttccggattttccggaagattttattttcatatttaaaatggtagtaagtatatactattttttctttta
The Parasteatoda tepidariorum isolate YZ-2023 chromosome 9, CAS_Ptep_4.0, whole genome shotgun sequence genome window above contains:
- the LOC122272761 gene encoding uncharacterized protein, which gives rise to MYKDIYMYELLVELKESEHQISSSGEAKTPTETTMELETPKPETMETTPEITVDPVPVETSNETDTDTKEQKESEPELKEPPTKKRKKRKKKTPTNEPGKENDSTTTAIQQEAPTPASATDRTSPETDGQSENLHPCRKLKILIRGLKTDVEIPEIEKSLTDFGLRPMKIEQMRKRRGQELKLIPLYLVILTDVPEHREILKVDRLLDTPVRVERFRGGRYEIQCFRCQGFGHTQRNCTATSACTKCAGAHFSYLCTKPRDKPPTCINCQGVHLACFSGCGARPRKKTAQKKRQHRSAASSATRFLHIVRELQELLKDAELVTLLQSLLPAAKT